In a single window of the Streptacidiphilus sp. P02-A3a genome:
- a CDS encoding tetratricopeptide repeat protein — protein MAETPGEFAGALREQRKRARMTQQELADAAGVSLRTVSDLERGVATTPQRETVRLLGDALSLIGVQRARFETAARGRPLEAVPAAAALAMRSLPRDVASFTGRQRELDQLTNSALAAGGVVGIHAIGGMAGVGKTAFAVHAAHRLAARFPGGQIFLPLHGHTPGQQPVAPADALASLLLATGVSPAQIPHDIEARAALWRDRVADKPLLLVLDDAAGSEQVQLLLPGTGGSLVLVTSRRHLSALDDAITLSLDTLPPGDAAALLVRLAGRPGLSPGDPGVGEISGLCGYLPLAVGMMARQLRHHPAWTAAGRAAELASARDRLGLMETENLSVAAAFDLSYADLTEDQQRLFRYLGLHPGTDVDGYAAAALVGNTVPDGRRGLEALYDQYLLTEPAQGRYRLHDLLREHARALADRLDPYRNRDAAVDRLLDYYQHTAATANSHITRRLGPVPTADGGQPGSAPALTDQRQALAWARAERANLLNCLDHAAAVGQRARVTALTAGVSGLLLCDGPWVDAVARHTAAVAAAQQLGDQLSEANALCDLGSVRRLAHDYQNAVRAYEHALEISRALGDRLGEANALSGLGAVLHVMNDHQAAALAQEQALAVCGELGDRFGQGKILNALGQTRYMCGDYRAAARAQQEALGICRESDDRLGQARVLMCLAEVRLMTGEYPAALLAVEESLGINRELGDRLGQAQALQCLADVRLRTREYPAAARALEETLSISRDLGNRLGQANTLILLGGLRQQTGDYPGALSDLEESLRIALAIGYPVGRGNALLHLGSVRRLTGDYLRAAQELDQALDIYRGTGDRSGAAEALNERGALHRVCGEPAAARDCHQRSLELSREIASPWDEAHALAGLGRCALAEDDAQRGEDLLRQALRIFEHMRAPEAQDVLSELDALTSTGPTR, from the coding sequence ATGGCGGAGACACCGGGTGAGTTCGCGGGTGCGCTGCGAGAGCAGCGCAAGCGGGCACGGATGACCCAGCAGGAACTGGCGGATGCGGCCGGGGTGAGCCTGCGGACGGTCAGCGACCTTGAACGGGGCGTCGCGACCACCCCGCAGCGGGAGACGGTACGGCTGCTGGGCGACGCGCTGTCCCTGATCGGCGTTCAGCGCGCACGGTTCGAGACGGCAGCGCGGGGCCGCCCGCTGGAGGCCGTGCCCGCGGCCGCCGCCCTGGCCATGCGGTCGCTGCCGCGCGACGTGGCGTCGTTCACCGGACGGCAGCGGGAACTCGACCAGCTGACGAACTCCGCGCTCGCCGCCGGGGGTGTGGTGGGCATCCACGCGATCGGCGGGATGGCGGGGGTCGGCAAGACCGCGTTCGCGGTCCACGCCGCGCACCGCCTGGCCGCCCGGTTCCCCGGCGGCCAGATCTTCCTCCCCCTGCACGGGCACACCCCGGGCCAGCAGCCGGTCGCCCCGGCCGACGCACTCGCGAGCCTGCTCCTGGCAACCGGGGTCTCCCCGGCCCAGATCCCGCACGACATCGAGGCCAGGGCCGCACTGTGGCGCGACCGGGTGGCGGACAAACCGCTGCTGCTGGTCCTCGACGACGCCGCCGGCAGCGAACAGGTCCAACTCCTGCTGCCCGGAACGGGCGGCAGTCTGGTGCTGGTCACCAGCCGACGACACCTGTCGGCACTCGACGACGCGATCACTCTCAGCCTGGACACCCTGCCCCCGGGGGACGCGGCCGCGCTGCTGGTCCGCCTCGCGGGCCGGCCCGGGCTGAGCCCGGGCGACCCCGGAGTCGGGGAGATCAGCGGGCTGTGCGGGTACCTGCCGCTGGCGGTCGGGATGATGGCCCGGCAGCTGCGCCACCACCCTGCCTGGACAGCCGCGGGCCGGGCGGCCGAACTGGCCTCGGCACGGGACCGGCTGGGGCTGATGGAGACCGAGAACCTCTCGGTGGCCGCGGCATTCGACCTGTCCTATGCCGACCTCACCGAAGACCAGCAACGACTGTTCCGCTACCTGGGCCTGCACCCGGGAACCGACGTCGACGGCTACGCCGCAGCGGCCCTGGTCGGAAACACGGTTCCGGACGGGCGCCGCGGCCTGGAAGCGCTGTACGACCAGTACCTGCTGACCGAGCCGGCCCAGGGCCGCTACCGGCTGCACGACCTGCTCCGCGAGCACGCCCGGGCCCTGGCCGACCGACTCGACCCGTACCGGAACCGGGACGCCGCCGTCGACCGGCTGCTGGACTACTACCAGCACACCGCCGCCACCGCGAACAGTCACATCACTCGCCGACTCGGCCCCGTTCCGACCGCTGACGGCGGCCAGCCGGGTTCCGCCCCGGCCCTGACCGACCAGCGGCAGGCGCTGGCATGGGCCAGAGCCGAACGCGCCAACCTGCTCAACTGCCTCGACCACGCCGCCGCGGTCGGCCAGCGCGCTCGCGTCACCGCGCTGACCGCGGGCGTCAGCGGGCTCCTGCTCTGCGACGGCCCCTGGGTCGACGCCGTCGCGAGGCACACCGCCGCCGTGGCCGCGGCGCAGCAGCTGGGTGACCAGCTCAGCGAGGCCAACGCGCTCTGCGACCTGGGATCCGTGCGGCGACTGGCCCATGACTACCAGAACGCGGTGCGGGCCTACGAGCACGCGTTGGAGATATCCCGCGCTCTCGGCGACCGGCTCGGCGAGGCCAACGCGCTCTCCGGCCTGGGGGCCGTGCTTCACGTGATGAACGATCACCAGGCCGCCGCACTGGCCCAGGAACAGGCCCTGGCTGTCTGTGGTGAGCTGGGCGACCGGTTCGGCCAAGGCAAGATCCTCAATGCCCTGGGGCAAACCCGGTACATGTGCGGTGACTACCGGGCCGCGGCGCGGGCCCAGCAGGAGGCGCTCGGGATCTGCCGTGAGTCGGATGACCGGCTCGGCCAAGCCAGGGTCCTGATGTGCCTGGCGGAAGTCCGGCTGATGACCGGTGAGTATCCGGCCGCGCTGCTGGCTGTGGAGGAGTCGCTCGGGATCAACCGCGAGCTGGGCGACCGGCTCGGCCAGGCCCAGGCCCTGCAGTGCCTGGCGGACGTGCGGCTGCGGACGCGTGAGTACCCGGCCGCGGCGCGGGCGCTCGAAGAGACGCTGAGCATCAGCCGCGACCTCGGTAATCGGCTCGGCCAGGCCAATACCCTGATCCTGCTGGGTGGCTTGCGGCAGCAGACCGGTGACTATCCGGGGGCGCTGTCCGACCTTGAGGAGTCGCTCCGCATCGCCCTCGCGATAGGCTACCCGGTCGGCCGTGGAAACGCCCTCCTGCACCTGGGGAGCGTGCGGCGGCTGACGGGTGACTACCTGCGGGCGGCCCAGGAGCTGGACCAGGCACTGGACATCTACCGTGGCACGGGCGACAGGTCCGGTGCGGCCGAGGCGCTGAACGAGCGCGGGGCACTCCATCGGGTCTGCGGTGAGCCCGCCGCGGCGCGCGACTGCCACCAGCGGTCCTTGGAGCTGTCGCGCGAGATCGCCAGTCCCTGGGACGAGGCGCACGCGCTGGCCGGGCTGGGCCGCTGCGCCCTGGCCGAGGACGACGCCCAGCGGGGCGAGGACCTGCTGCGGCAGGCATTGCGGATCTTCGAGCACATGAGAGCGCCCGAGGCTCAGGACGTGCTGTCCGAACTGGACGCCCTCACCAGCACAGGGCCGACGCGGTAG
- a CDS encoding LuxR family transcriptional regulator gives MRALVDEVAARLLLRYPVVRLAALEPAADGEARAEHAVRRAGLAAAAETSLANALALLHEDGDVSAAYRILLRAGEGVRDRGAGQVGAEEILWGLVAVCRLSGRPEHRKSLERHIASAGALFTPSLRTAVRGVLDPVAEPGWLREQIESLDCRSEPAEIVRIADASAFLGNLPDCRQALRRVACPDPVGRSGVPGVQANILLALEAYQTGQWDEADRLAATTADQCAAEGYQLLRRQAQTVLAFVAASRGDAATARAVADEIARWAAPRGLTSLLAGAQYAGVLAALAQSDFPGAHQQAARTGPAGDFASAGPFAGWALLDVVEAALRADRREEAEAYVQAVTESGLLAASPRMVLVSTGAMAMTAPDEEAPALFERALASGDAGRCPFDRARVHLLAGERLRRMRAVREARAHLGAAHDDFRRLGALTWAHRAATGLRALGLVPPGADTGGYQLLTARELKIARLAAEGLSNKEIGDRLFMSHRTVASHLYRMFPRLGITSRAALGTILRSDDPEREFTPWP, from the coding sequence ATGCGCGCCCTCGTGGACGAGGTCGCAGCCCGGCTGCTCCTCCGGTATCCGGTCGTCCGGCTCGCCGCGCTGGAACCGGCGGCGGACGGCGAGGCCCGCGCGGAGCACGCCGTGCGTCGCGCGGGGCTCGCGGCAGCGGCCGAGACTTCGCTCGCGAACGCCCTGGCCCTGCTGCACGAGGACGGTGACGTGTCCGCCGCGTACCGCATCCTGCTGCGGGCCGGGGAGGGCGTGCGTGACCGGGGCGCCGGACAGGTCGGCGCGGAGGAGATCCTCTGGGGCCTCGTCGCGGTCTGCCGACTCAGCGGTCGGCCGGAGCACCGGAAGTCCCTTGAACGCCATATCGCGTCCGCAGGCGCGCTGTTCACCCCGAGCCTGCGGACTGCCGTACGCGGCGTCCTCGACCCGGTTGCCGAGCCCGGGTGGTTGCGGGAGCAGATCGAGTCGCTCGACTGCCGGTCCGAGCCGGCTGAGATCGTGCGGATCGCCGACGCCTCGGCCTTCCTCGGCAACCTGCCGGACTGTCGGCAAGCCCTGCGCCGTGTCGCGTGCCCTGATCCCGTCGGCCGTTCCGGCGTTCCAGGCGTGCAGGCCAACATCCTGCTGGCACTTGAGGCGTACCAGACCGGACAGTGGGACGAAGCCGATCGGCTCGCCGCGACCACCGCGGACCAGTGCGCCGCCGAGGGCTACCAGTTGCTTCGCCGACAGGCGCAGACCGTGCTCGCGTTCGTGGCGGCGAGCCGTGGCGACGCCGCGACCGCCCGGGCCGTCGCTGACGAGATCGCCCGGTGGGCGGCGCCGCGAGGACTCACCTCCCTGCTGGCCGGCGCCCAGTACGCCGGAGTCCTGGCGGCTCTCGCCCAGTCGGACTTCCCCGGGGCCCACCAGCAGGCTGCCAGGACCGGCCCGGCCGGGGACTTCGCCTCCGCCGGGCCGTTCGCCGGGTGGGCGCTGCTCGACGTCGTCGAGGCCGCGCTGCGCGCGGACCGGCGCGAGGAGGCCGAGGCGTATGTGCAGGCGGTGACGGAGTCCGGCCTGCTGGCGGCGTCGCCGCGGATGGTGTTGGTGTCGACCGGGGCAATGGCGATGACCGCGCCGGACGAGGAGGCCCCGGCCCTGTTCGAGCGGGCGCTGGCGAGTGGGGATGCCGGTCGGTGCCCGTTCGACCGGGCCCGGGTGCACCTGCTGGCGGGCGAGCGCCTACGGCGGATGCGGGCGGTGCGCGAGGCACGCGCCCACCTCGGCGCCGCCCACGACGACTTCCGCCGTCTGGGCGCGCTGACCTGGGCGCACCGTGCCGCTACCGGACTGCGTGCCCTCGGACTGGTCCCGCCCGGCGCGGACACCGGCGGCTACCAGCTCCTGACGGCGCGGGAACTCAAGATCGCGCGGCTCGCCGCCGAGGGCTTGAGCAACAAGGAGATCGGCGACCGCCTGTTCATGTCGCACCGGACCGTCGCCAGTCACCTGTACCGGATGTTCCCGAGGCTGGGGATCACCTCGCGGGCCGCGCTCGGCACGATCCTGCGATCCGATGATCCCGAGCGCGAGTTCACGCCCTGGCCGTGA
- a CDS encoding GlxA family transcriptional regulator produces the protein MAPHRVAVLALPAVLPIDLGIPTQIFNSRPETPYEMTVCGASRGNVVTSTGFTVGVSAGLPALARADTIIVPGYWDYRRAPAPEVLAALELAHRRGARIASICTGAFTLAAAGLLNGRTVTTHWASADELEELHPRVSVDRNVLYIDDGQVLTSAGVTAGIDLCLYLVRKDVGAAVANEIARELVAAPHRDGGQAQYISRSLPEPTAHTLSATRDWALRHLDEPLTLDVLARHARISTRTLVRMWRQESGATPHQWVLTARLDHARELLEATALSVEQIADQTGLGSGTNLRARFRDTLDTTPTAYRRMFQRSGADG, from the coding sequence ATGGCACCTCATCGCGTCGCCGTCCTGGCACTGCCCGCCGTGCTCCCCATCGACCTGGGCATTCCCACGCAGATCTTCAACTCCCGGCCGGAGACCCCCTACGAGATGACCGTCTGCGGCGCCTCCCGTGGCAACGTGGTCACCAGCACCGGATTCACCGTGGGCGTCAGCGCCGGACTGCCCGCGCTCGCGCGAGCGGACACCATCATCGTGCCCGGGTACTGGGACTACCGCCGTGCGCCCGCCCCCGAGGTGCTCGCGGCCCTCGAACTCGCCCACCGCCGCGGGGCACGGATCGCCTCGATCTGCACCGGCGCGTTCACCCTGGCCGCCGCGGGCCTGCTCAACGGCCGGACCGTGACGACGCACTGGGCCAGCGCCGACGAGCTGGAGGAGCTCCACCCGCGGGTGAGCGTGGACCGCAACGTCCTCTACATCGACGACGGCCAGGTGCTGACCTCGGCCGGGGTGACGGCCGGTATCGACCTGTGCCTGTACCTGGTGCGCAAGGACGTGGGTGCGGCGGTCGCCAACGAGATCGCCCGCGAACTGGTCGCCGCGCCGCACCGCGACGGCGGCCAGGCCCAGTACATCTCCCGGTCGCTGCCCGAACCCACCGCGCACACCCTCTCGGCCACCCGCGACTGGGCCCTGCGGCATCTCGACGAGCCGCTCACCCTGGACGTACTCGCCCGTCACGCCCGGATCTCCACCCGCACGCTCGTGCGGATGTGGCGTCAGGAGTCCGGCGCCACCCCGCATCAGTGGGTGCTGACCGCCCGCCTCGACCATGCCCGTGAGCTGCTCGAAGCCACCGCCCTGAGCGTTGAGCAGATCGCCGACCAGACCGGCCTGGGCAGCGGTACCAACCTGCGGGCCCGCTTCCGCGACACCCTCGACACCACACCCACCGCGTACCGGCGGATGTTCCAACGCTCCGGCGCAGACGGCTGA
- a CDS encoding alpha/beta fold hydrolase has protein sequence MTGYTPIGRYFEVEGGRLYGHVREGSGPALVFLHYWGGSHRTWRPVIERLDAERAFVSTDHRGWGRSTAVPGPYGIEQLADDAQRVVDTLGYGEYVLVGHSMGGKTAQVLASRQPSGLRGVVLVAPAPPAPVGVTARVQEGLSHAYDTTESVEQSIDQVLTAGALSPELRQQVIEDSLRPTEDARLAWPRQGLVEDFSGVVGSIDVPVLVLVGSHDQVDPPQLLREHLLPLIPTATAAELHHTGHLSPLEVPDQVAAHISAFVAGISGA, from the coding sequence ATGACTGGGTACACGCCGATCGGGCGCTACTTCGAGGTCGAGGGCGGTCGACTGTACGGGCACGTACGCGAGGGCAGCGGACCGGCCCTGGTCTTTCTGCACTACTGGGGCGGCTCCCACCGCACCTGGCGGCCGGTGATCGAACGCCTCGACGCGGAGCGGGCGTTCGTCTCGACCGATCACCGTGGATGGGGCCGCTCCACCGCCGTCCCCGGCCCGTACGGCATCGAACAGCTCGCCGACGACGCGCAAAGGGTCGTCGACACGCTCGGCTACGGCGAGTATGTCCTGGTGGGCCACTCCATGGGCGGCAAGACGGCCCAGGTCCTGGCCTCGCGTCAACCCTCCGGTCTGCGCGGCGTCGTACTCGTCGCACCCGCGCCCCCCGCCCCGGTGGGCGTCACCGCCCGTGTCCAGGAGGGCCTGTCGCATGCCTACGACACCACCGAGAGCGTGGAGCAGAGCATCGACCAGGTGCTGACCGCGGGTGCCCTGTCCCCGGAACTCCGGCAGCAGGTCATTGAGGACAGCCTGCGCCCGACCGAGGACGCCCGCCTGGCCTGGCCGCGCCAGGGGCTGGTCGAGGACTTCTCCGGCGTCGTCGGCAGCATCGACGTTCCCGTGCTGGTCCTGGTCGGCAGCCACGACCAGGTCGACCCGCCGCAGCTGCTGCGGGAGCACCTGCTCCCGCTGATCCCCACCGCCACCGCCGCCGAACTGCACCACACCGGCCACCTCTCGCCGCTGGAGGTGCCCGACCAGGTCGCCGCGCACATCAGCGCGTTCGTCGCCGGGATATCCGGGGCGTAG
- a CDS encoding ribosome-inactivating family protein, with protein MRLVGLKSAKAAVVSAVVFLATMTAMAQPAGADTPPGQVAHVYMNLDNRSGNSAAAGYSAFINSLRSAAGHAFRGGTYIAQSNPGGIIRADINATGGTRPLGMTLWIDPQNLYVLGFTNANNQTLYFDDLSPADVDRVAGGALAEGFHGGFQRLPFGGNYMSLSAAAGRGRDAMPISMNDIYSSVANLATTNSGNIGTSTLFASRSLMLLIQVTSEAARFNNVYGIMSQALGTPVTRNSLPSQEQNLENNWAAMSGFGVSVSNNSTTRPVTIVGAGAPDGDGHPTNLVLHSWSDVARYVGTLLGNLANVGGPGHTEL; from the coding sequence GTGAGGCTTGTCGGACTCAAGTCCGCGAAGGCGGCCGTCGTCTCCGCCGTCGTGTTCCTGGCGACCATGACCGCAATGGCCCAGCCGGCCGGCGCGGACACCCCTCCGGGACAGGTCGCCCACGTCTACATGAATCTTGACAACCGGTCGGGCAACAGCGCCGCCGCGGGCTACAGCGCCTTCATCAACAGCCTGCGCAGCGCCGCGGGCCACGCCTTCCGCGGGGGCACCTACATCGCCCAGAGCAACCCCGGCGGCATCATCCGGGCCGACATCAATGCGACCGGTGGTACGCGGCCGCTCGGCATGACGCTGTGGATCGATCCGCAGAACCTCTACGTTCTCGGGTTCACCAACGCGAACAACCAGACGCTGTACTTCGACGACCTGAGTCCCGCCGATGTCGACCGGGTGGCCGGCGGCGCCCTCGCCGAGGGCTTCCACGGGGGATTCCAGAGGCTCCCGTTCGGCGGCAACTACATGAGCCTCAGTGCGGCGGCCGGACGCGGCCGGGATGCGATGCCGATCTCCATGAACGACATCTACTCATCCGTCGCCAACCTCGCCACGACGAACTCCGGGAACATCGGCACCTCGACACTGTTCGCCTCCCGCTCCCTGATGCTCCTGATCCAGGTGACGTCGGAGGCGGCGCGGTTCAACAACGTCTACGGGATCATGTCGCAGGCCCTGGGCACACCCGTCACCCGGAACAGCCTCCCCTCGCAGGAGCAGAACCTGGAGAACAACTGGGCGGCCATGTCCGGCTTCGGGGTGTCCGTCAGCAACAACAGCACGACCCGGCCGGTGACCATCGTCGGAGCGGGCGCCCCCGACGGCGACGGTCACCCGACCAACCTCGTGCTCCACTCGTGGAGCGATGTCGCCCGGTACGTGGGGACGCTCCTGGGCAACCTCGCCAACGTCGGCGGCCCAGGCCACACCGAGCTGTAG
- a CDS encoding Dps family protein, with protein sequence MTTQQPDQSVLQAVPPGHAPTAVGLLQQRLHALNDLYLTLKHAHWNLVGPHFIAVHQMLDAQADAVRAMTDDVAERIATLGGVAQGTPGALVAERPWDDYGIGRADTSVHLSALHASYTRVIEGTRAAVSVAGVNEPVTEDLLVGQLRGLEKAQWLIRAHLAATTD encoded by the coding sequence ATGACCACGCAACAGCCCGACCAGTCCGTGCTGCAAGCCGTTCCGCCGGGTCACGCCCCGACTGCGGTCGGGCTGCTCCAGCAGCGCCTGCACGCTCTGAACGACCTGTACCTGACCCTCAAGCACGCCCACTGGAACCTGGTCGGTCCCCACTTCATCGCTGTCCACCAGATGCTGGACGCGCAGGCGGACGCGGTGCGCGCGATGACCGATGACGTCGCCGAGCGGATCGCCACCCTCGGCGGGGTCGCCCAGGGAACCCCCGGCGCCCTGGTCGCCGAGCGGCCGTGGGACGACTACGGCATCGGCCGCGCCGACACCAGCGTCCACCTGAGTGCCCTGCACGCGTCGTACACGCGGGTCATCGAGGGCACGCGCGCGGCCGTGAGCGTGGCCGGCGTGAACGAGCCCGTGACCGAGGACCTGCTGGTCGGCCAGTTGCGGGGCCTGGAGAAGGCGCAGTGGCTCATCCGAGCGCACCTGGCGGCGACCACGGACTGA
- a CDS encoding alpha/beta fold hydrolase gives MRIMSMTRPKLRVTAITVALAAAAIAVPASQAAFASTGSPTAAVATASTAVKPSIVLVHGAWGDSSSWSAVVSRLQADGYTVYVPPNPLEGLSTDSTSIRDFLDTISGPIVLVGHSYGGAVITNAATGDANVKALVYIDAFAPNEGQTIGQLVTTVPGSCVTDDANLTLVPYPGAPAGAEDAYIKQSAFAGCMANGLPAKEAAQLGAVQRPLTTAALTEASGVPAWKTIPSWAVVGTEDNAIPAAEQLAMAQAAGAHITEVKAPHLSMVSNPGTVTKVILEAVHGTN, from the coding sequence ATGCGCATCATGTCGATGACTCGGCCGAAGCTGCGGGTGACGGCTATCACGGTCGCCCTGGCCGCTGCCGCGATCGCTGTTCCGGCCAGCCAGGCCGCGTTCGCCAGCACGGGCAGCCCCACGGCGGCCGTTGCCACCGCGAGCACCGCGGTCAAGCCCAGTATCGTCCTCGTGCACGGCGCGTGGGGCGACAGTTCGAGCTGGTCGGCGGTGGTCAGCCGGTTGCAGGCGGACGGGTACACCGTCTATGTGCCGCCGAACCCGCTGGAGGGGCTGTCGACCGACTCCACCTCGATCCGGGACTTCCTCGACACCATCTCCGGGCCCATCGTCCTCGTCGGCCACTCCTACGGTGGTGCCGTGATCACCAACGCCGCCACCGGCGACGCCAACGTCAAGGCGCTGGTCTACATCGACGCGTTCGCCCCCAACGAGGGTCAAACCATCGGGCAGTTGGTCACCACTGTCCCGGGATCCTGCGTCACCGACGACGCCAACCTCACCCTGGTGCCCTACCCGGGCGCCCCGGCGGGCGCGGAGGACGCGTACATCAAGCAGAGCGCGTTCGCCGGCTGCATGGCGAACGGCCTGCCCGCCAAGGAGGCAGCTCAACTGGGCGCTGTCCAGCGGCCGCTGACCACCGCGGCGCTCACCGAGGCGTCCGGTGTCCCGGCGTGGAAGACCATCCCCTCGTGGGCGGTGGTCGGCACCGAGGACAACGCCATCCCGGCGGCCGAACAGCTCGCCATGGCTCAGGCCGCCGGTGCCCACATCACCGAGGTCAAGGCCCCGCACCTGTCCATGGTCAGCAACCCCGGCACCGTCACCAAGGTGATCCTGGAGGCGGTGCACGGCACGAACTGA
- a CDS encoding alpha/beta fold hydrolase, with protein sequence MADKASIVFVHGLWADGSCFSKLIPALQAEGHTVFASQHGLNSLESDVACVTFTLNHVPGPIVLVGHSYGGTLITKAGTHDRVGALVYIAALSPDETETSQQLQERFPATPVFEHIEVADGRLWLKASGVQDFAGDLPEAEQHLVLATGAVPDADLFNQQVPGTAWKTKPSWYIVANDDRTVNPDLERFAAKRMGAKTYDVDSSHVPMLSHPDFVLDVIREAAKSLEA encoded by the coding sequence ATGGCAGACAAGGCCAGCATCGTCTTCGTCCACGGGCTCTGGGCCGACGGCTCGTGCTTCAGCAAGCTCATTCCCGCGCTCCAGGCCGAGGGACACACGGTGTTCGCCTCGCAACACGGCCTCAACTCGCTGGAGAGCGACGTCGCGTGCGTCACCTTCACGCTCAACCACGTGCCGGGGCCGATCGTGCTCGTCGGCCACTCCTACGGGGGGACCCTGATCACCAAGGCGGGCACCCACGACCGCGTCGGCGCGCTGGTCTACATCGCCGCGCTCAGCCCGGACGAGACCGAGACATCCCAGCAGCTGCAGGAGCGGTTCCCCGCCACACCCGTCTTCGAACACATCGAGGTCGCCGACGGGCGCCTGTGGCTCAAGGCATCAGGCGTCCAGGACTTCGCCGGTGACCTGCCGGAAGCGGAGCAGCACCTCGTGCTGGCGACCGGGGCCGTGCCGGACGCGGACCTGTTCAACCAGCAGGTCCCCGGCACCGCCTGGAAGACCAAGCCGAGCTGGTACATCGTCGCCAACGACGACCGCACCGTGAACCCCGACCTGGAACGCTTCGCCGCCAAGCGCATGGGTGCGAAGACCTACGACGTCGACAGCAGCCACGTCCCCATGCTCTCGCACCCGGACTTCGTCCTCGACGTGATCCGCGAGGCCGCGAAGTCCCTTGAGGCGTAG
- a CDS encoding alpha/beta fold hydrolase has product MGVRPNIVLVHGAWADGSCWSGVIERLQADGYHVTAPQFPMTALAADVARLRQVLELQDGPTVVAGHSYGGQIITALGADAPNVAALVYVAAFAIDQGESLGGLLSQGPVPPAVANQFVDKQGLGWLPEDDYLRHFAADVDPVRARVMHAAQQPLAASTFGDVMGDPAWTHLPSWYLVATEDQAVPPDAQRLFARRMDAVTAEVASSHVAMVSHPDETAQLIKQAAEVVAVNAG; this is encoded by the coding sequence ATGGGTGTTCGACCCAACATCGTCCTCGTGCACGGCGCGTGGGCGGACGGCTCCTGCTGGAGCGGCGTCATCGAGCGTCTGCAGGCCGACGGCTACCACGTGACCGCGCCGCAGTTCCCGATGACCGCGCTGGCCGCCGACGTCGCGCGGCTGCGGCAGGTCCTGGAGCTGCAGGACGGCCCGACGGTCGTCGCGGGACACTCCTACGGGGGTCAGATCATCACGGCGCTCGGCGCCGACGCACCGAACGTCGCGGCTCTGGTCTACGTCGCCGCGTTCGCGATCGACCAGGGCGAGTCCCTGGGCGGACTGCTGTCGCAGGGCCCGGTGCCCCCGGCTGTGGCCAACCAGTTCGTCGACAAGCAGGGCCTCGGCTGGCTGCCGGAGGACGACTACCTCCGCCACTTCGCCGCCGACGTCGACCCGGTCAGGGCCAGGGTCATGCACGCCGCCCAGCAACCGCTGGCCGCGTCCACGTTCGGTGACGTGATGGGCGACCCGGCCTGGACGCACCTGCCCTCCTGGTACCTGGTCGCCACCGAGGACCAGGCTGTCCCGCCGGACGCTCAGCGCCTGTTCGCCCGACGCATGGACGCGGTCACCGCGGAGGTCGCCTCCAGCCACGTCGCCATGGTCTCCCACCCCGACGAGACGGCGCAGCTGATCAAGCAGGCGGCCGAGGTCGTCGCGGTCAACGCCGGTTAG
- a CDS encoding MBL fold metallo-hydrolase translates to MSPTKVIAIPVLGRHVVNAYLLLGRRPVIVDAGTPGSGRLIHDRVTAHGVDPKDVSLIVVTHGHVDHFGSAAELSRLTGAPIAGHVADLGTYRAGRVSEPYRPIGVFGHLFARSSRVRESTEPFDPTVLIRGETRLADFGVQARIMPTPGHTPGSVSVLTDDGDLVAGDLVATPFLGLVKGRPANPPFHDDRLGNLASLREMLALRPTRIHVGHGAPLDPDRVGRWAAQEQRRLDRLVTRGRLHAADGGSRRPGDS, encoded by the coding sequence ATGTCACCGACCAAGGTCATTGCCATACCGGTGCTCGGCCGGCACGTCGTCAACGCCTACCTGCTGCTCGGCAGGCGACCGGTCATCGTCGACGCCGGAACGCCCGGCAGCGGCCGACTGATTCACGACCGGGTCACTGCCCACGGCGTGGACCCCAAGGACGTCAGCCTGATCGTCGTCACTCACGGCCACGTCGACCACTTCGGCTCGGCCGCGGAGCTCAGCCGACTCACCGGCGCACCGATCGCCGGTCACGTCGCCGACCTCGGCACCTACCGAGCGGGCCGGGTGAGTGAGCCGTACCGGCCCATCGGGGTGTTCGGGCACCTCTTCGCCCGCAGCTCCAGGGTGCGCGAGAGCACCGAGCCGTTCGACCCGACCGTGCTCATCCGCGGTGAGACGCGACTGGCGGACTTCGGCGTCCAGGCCCGCATCATGCCCACTCCGGGCCACACCCCCGGCTCCGTCTCGGTTCTGACCGACGACGGCGACCTGGTGGCCGGCGACCTCGTGGCCACCCCGTTCCTGGGCCTGGTCAAGGGGCGGCCCGCCAACCCGCCCTTCCACGACGACCGCCTCGGCAACCTGGCCAGCCTGCGCGAGATGCTGGCGCTTCGCCCCACAAGGATCCACGTCGGACACGGCGCCCCCCTTGATCCGGACCGGGTGGGCCGCTGGGCGGCCCAGGAGCAGCGACGACTCGACCGCCTCGTGACCAGGGGACGCCTGCACGCGGCGGACGGGGGCTCACGACGGCCCGGCGACAGCTGA